Proteins encoded within one genomic window of Mauremys mutica isolate MM-2020 ecotype Southern chromosome 11, ASM2049712v1, whole genome shotgun sequence:
- the FAM220A gene encoding protein FAM220A isoform X4, with amino-acid sequence MAAALSALAARLSQSAAARSYGVFCKGLTRTLLIFFDLAWKLRINFPYLYIVASMMLNVRLQVHIEIH; translated from the exons ATGGCGGCGGCTCTGTCCGCCCTGGCTGCTAGGCTCTCGCAGTCGGCCGCCGCCAGGTCCTACGGGGTCTTCTGCAAGGGGCTGACCAGGACCCTCCTCATCTTCTTCGACTTGGCCTGGAAGCTCCGGATCAACTTCCCCTATCTCTACATCGTGGCCTCCATGATGCTCAACGTCAGGCTGCag GTTCATATTGAGATCCATTGA
- the FAM220A gene encoding protein FAM220A isoform X3 codes for MQSLKDRRAMIVSHMNMEEEDDLNHEHLCESGPNSQNEILHLPDVCSLLKNSQVDLNSSLQKEFFSLKISNCSLFKAVPLPHIGKKMPPHLSEPTRLNLSAAVSSKDSSHLLFSPERGRLDKVFNHFDSTSVTDWLEKAYNSISDLGVWCCTGDNFVHFAHFWLSELQYNQKRQLLELEMGIIEDELQLAFLEELDSELQPSDLHSILAATLSEYPMGLLSNQKPCIFLDYLNVMSSEQTTAYKKMLSSIKYTTNNPQVTQWLLAVRAFALANLWHAVVKFYKALVSIKLVPELHIKSSLSATTKQTNEVVKERDFPYLM; via the exons ATGCAAAGTTTGAAGGACAGAAGAGCTATGATTGTCTCACATATGAATATGGAGGAGGAAGACGATTTAAACCATGAACATTTATGTGAAAGTGGCCCAAATAGCCAAAATGAGATCCTTCACCTTCCAGATGTGTGTTCCTTGTTGAAGAATTCTCAAGTTGATCTTAATAGTAGCTTACAAAAAGAATTCTTTTCTCTTAAGATCAGCAATTGTTCTTTATTTAAGGCTGTACCTTTGCCTCATATCGGCAAGAAAATGCCTCCTCATTTGAGTGAACCAACAAGGTTAAATTTAAGTGCAGCTGTCTCTTCAAAGGATTCATCTCATCTGCTCTTTTCACCTGAGAGAGGACGACTTGATAAGGTTTTTAACCACTTTGATAGTACTTCTGTGACAGATTGGCTGGAGAAAGCATATAATTCTATtagtgacttgggtgtctggTGTTGCACTGGAGATAACTTTGTACATTTTGCACATTTCTGGCTGTCAGAGCTACAGTACAATCAAAAAAGACAATTGTTGGAATTAGAAATGGGTATTATTGAGGATGAATTGCAACTTGCATTTCTTGAGGAGTTGGATTCTGAACTGCAACCTTCTGATCTGCATTCCATCCTTGCTGCCACATTGAGTGAATATCCTATGGGACTACTGAGCAACCAGAAACCATGTATTTTCCTTGACTATTTAAATGTCATGTCTTCAGAGCAAACAACTGCATATAAAAAAATGCTTTCAAGTATAAAATATACAACAAATAATCCTCAGGTAACACAGTGGCTACTAGCTGTACGAGCTTTTGCACTAGCAAATCTCTGGCATGCAGTAGTGAAG TTTTATAAGGCATTGGTCAGTATCAAGCTTGTTCCTGAACTACATATCAAGAGTTCTCTTTCTGCTACTACAAAGCAAACAAACGAAGTGGTTAAAGAAAg